One part of the Solanum dulcamara chromosome 8, daSolDulc1.2, whole genome shotgun sequence genome encodes these proteins:
- the LOC129899687 gene encoding E3 ubiquitin-protein ligase RSL1-like, producing the protein MEVNDDLPAILDEQRREIAAAQAAEDDLLFAFQLQMEEAMINSLPKNAASSSRLTFYDEDVIPKNTVSHFFAEELLKYEQQVHDCKKAESEMKKIEDDLNRRIHDQAFAREIQSVPEGEWKKTGDHLQRPYGEGSSKGGVAMMQNGERFRVYVKGLMGEDVEEPVGGKTFAGIGVAVCDPSGILVFEVSKGLVESAEIVLTDEIVELKALIEGLDVATMLGLKRVNFFLDSRTILQYVRDKLHPGKGNIAALVEQATSGLRKFADCLPFVVAPNTVNFAIKLATDAIISQVKQPSEATRKRKSITESCAICLQDTDMDHMFLINGCLHYYCFSCMNKHVEVKLLLGMLPECPHDGCKSELKIDNCKKFLTPKIYDLMSERVKETTIPITEKIYCPNPKCSTLMSKAEVQISAQAGARTCTKCRHMFCINCRVPWHQNMTCFDYRRLNPYKCVDDPKLKSLATQSRWRQCVKCNHMVSLAEGCYHIYCRCGHEFCYTCGAEWKNKKPTCSCPIWTERNIIRQN; encoded by the exons ATGGAAGTTAACGATGATCTCCCCGCCATACTGGACGAACAGCGCCGTGAAATTGCTGCTGCTCAAGCTGCCGAAGACGATCTCCTCTTCGCCTTTCAACTCCAAATGGAAGAGGCTATGATCAACTCTCTACCCAAAAATGCTGCTTCGAGTTCAAGACTTACTTTTTACGATGAAGACGTCATCCCCAAGAACACAGTTTCTCATTTTTTCGCTGAGGAATTGTTAAAGTACGAGCAGCAAGTTCATGATTGTAAAAAAGCTGAATCGGAGATGAAGAAAATCGAAGACGATCTCAACCGTCGAATTCACGATCAGGCATTCGCACGTGAGATACAGAGCGTGCCGGAGGGTGAGTGGAAGAAGACCGGGGATCATTTGCAGAGGCCGTATGGTGAAGGCTCGTCGAAGGGAGGCGTGGCGATGATGCAAAATGGGGAGCGTTTTAGGGTTTATGTTAAGGGTTTGATGGGTGAAGATGTTGAAGAGCCGGTTGGGGGAAAAACATTTGCTGGGATTGGAGTTGCTGTTTGTGACCCGAGTGGTATATTGGTGTTTGAAGTGAGTAAGGGTTTAGTTGAAAGTGCTGAAATTGTATTGACTGATGAAATTGTAGAGCTGAAAGCACTGATTGAAGGGCTTGATGTTGCTACAATGCTGGGTTTGAAAAGGGTTAATTTTTTCTTGGATAGTCGAACAATCTTGCAATAT GTTAGGGACAAGTTGCATCCTGGGAAGGGTAATATTGCTGCGCTTGTTGAACAGGCAACTTCTGGTTTAAGAAAATTTGCGGATTGTTTACCATTTGTTGTGGCACCAAACACTGTCAACTTTGCAATTAAACTTGCTACTGATGCGATAATATCTCAGGTTAAGCAACCATCAGAAGCTACTCGAAAGAGAAAGAGCATTACCGAGAGTTGTGCTATTTGTCTGCAGGACACTGATATGGATCATATGTTTCTAATTAATGGTTGCCTGCATTATTATTGCTTTTCCTGTATGAATAAACATGTGGAAGTTAAGCTCCTTCTAGGAATGCTGCCTGAATGCCCTCATGATGGATGCAAATCGGAGTTGAAAATCGACAACTGCAAAAAGTTCTTGACACCCAAGATATATGATTTGATGAGTGAACGTGTGAAAGAAACTACAATTCCTATCACAGAAAAGATTTACTGCCCCAATCCTAAGTGTTCCACATTGATGTCAAAAGCTGAGGTCCAAATTTCTGCCCAAGCTGGGGCCAGAACGTGCACGAAATGCCGCCACATGTTCTGTATCAATTGCAGAGTTCCTTGGCATCAAAACATGACTTGCTTTGACTATAGAAGGCTAAACCCTTACAAGTGCGTAGACGACCCAAAGCTCAAGTCTCTTGCTACACAGAGTCGTTGGCGTCAGTGTGTAAAGTGCAACCATATGGTGTCCCTTGCGGAAGGTTGCTATCATATTTACTGCAG ATGTGGTCATGAGTTTTGTTACACGTGTGGAGCTGAATGGAAGAACAAGAAACCGACATGCTCTTGCCCAATATGGACTGAGAGAAATATCATTCGTCAAAATTGA